A single region of the Paraburkholderia megapolitana genome encodes:
- a CDS encoding SGNH/GDSL hydrolase family protein, with product MGSRSWSHLVLSCAACLTVSACGGGGISSDNPNRIEQVVSFGDSLSDVGTYAYASGFGGGRYTTNPGLIAVQRIAAHYNVTLTPALTGGFGQPSVTLPNGFGYAQGGARVANPPNPGDATGDTGELQTPVTSQVSAYLSQHQRFNTHQLVLIQAGGNDVQDVYGAWVNAVQSGTDPATALTAVLPTAAQVGTQLAGIVQTLLANGAKHVAVQNVPDLSKTPAGAAAEQQLPGSMQALQQITQALNTALASALPSSAAVLQIDAYTFFNQTAANFQSLGFQYDGSNATQVACGPIPLPIPYAADSDSALFCSPSTYVAPNADQIYMFADAYHPSTHLQQLIAAYEVGLTDAWLGSQN from the coding sequence ATGGGTTCAAGGTCCTGGTCGCATCTTGTCCTGAGTTGCGCTGCTTGCCTGACAGTGTCCGCCTGCGGTGGCGGCGGTATTTCCTCCGATAACCCAAACCGGATCGAACAGGTCGTGTCGTTCGGCGACAGTTTGTCCGACGTCGGTACGTATGCGTACGCTAGCGGATTCGGCGGCGGTCGCTACACCACTAATCCAGGCTTGATCGCAGTACAGCGAATCGCCGCGCACTACAACGTCACGTTGACGCCGGCCTTGACAGGCGGCTTCGGCCAACCGAGCGTCACTCTCCCCAACGGGTTCGGCTATGCACAAGGCGGTGCGCGTGTGGCGAATCCGCCCAATCCCGGCGATGCCACCGGCGACACCGGCGAGTTGCAAACGCCGGTCACCTCGCAGGTCTCGGCTTACCTCAGTCAGCATCAACGCTTCAACACACATCAGCTTGTGCTGATACAGGCCGGCGGTAACGATGTGCAGGATGTTTATGGCGCGTGGGTGAATGCGGTTCAGTCCGGAACCGATCCGGCCACTGCGTTGACAGCGGTTTTGCCTACTGCTGCACAGGTGGGTACTCAGTTGGCCGGCATCGTGCAGACGTTGCTCGCAAACGGCGCGAAGCACGTTGCGGTGCAGAACGTACCTGATCTCAGCAAGACACCGGCCGGTGCGGCGGCGGAGCAGCAACTGCCAGGTTCGATGCAGGCGTTGCAGCAGATCACGCAGGCGTTGAATACGGCGCTGGCATCTGCATTGCCTTCTTCTGCGGCCGTGCTACAGATCGACGCTTATACGTTCTTCAATCAGACCGCCGCTAATTTCCAGAGCCTTGGGTTCCAGTACGACGGCAGCAACGCTACACAGGTGGCGTGCGGGCCAATTCCCTTGCCGATTCCCTATGCGGCGGATTCCGACAGCGCGCTTTTTTGTAGTCCGTCCACCTATGTGGCGCCCAATGCGGATCAGATTTATATGTTCGCCGATGCGTACCATCCCAGTACGCATCTACAGCAGTTGATTGCTGCTTATGAGGTTGGGCTGACGGATGCTTGGCTGGGGTCGCAGAATTAA
- a CDS encoding phosphocholine-specific phospholipase C yields MTSKNRRDFLRAAAQAAGSATALSMLPLGIRNALAIPANNKTGSIRDVEHIIVLMQENRSFDHYFGTLRGVRGFGDTRAINLPTGQPVWNQPLTADGAAGTVLPFHPTAPNLGLQFLQDLPHDWSSTHAAWNGGRYDQWVPSKGTTTMAYLTRDDMPFHYSLADAFTICDSYHCSLLGPTDPNRYYMWTGWVGNDGSGGGPVIDNSELGYGWTTFPEVLQNAGITWKIYQDQGTGLNAQGSWGWTNDPYIGNYGDNSLLYFNQYRNAQPGNPLYDRARTGTNVSAGGTFFDILRQDVQNNTLPQVSWIVAPEAYSEHPNWPVNYGAWYIDQVLQVLTSNPDLWSKTVLLINYDENDGFFDHVPPPFAPNGTNGLSTVDTSNENFAGNSSYAAGPYGMGPRVPLIAVSPWSKGGWVCSELFDHTSVIRFIEARFGKQYNIPESNITPWRRAVSGDLTSAFNFINPNDAFPSLPSTAGYVPPDQLRHPDYVPVPPAQQSVPTQEAGVRPLRALPYETFVRVAHDSGSSRLTMRFVNTGRAAVSLLVYSAGSIYGPRTYTVEAGKRLVDYLLPFKHEGAFDYTVYGPNSFLRRFAGTLAGLDGSNGATAIPEVAEGYDVANGNLDLRLRNTGTTACTFTIADAYNPGHVITKRVRGGDTQTLYFDLRKVYGWYDLTITVDTDQSFVRRLGGHVETGRASKSDPALGG; encoded by the coding sequence ATGACCTCAAAAAATCGCCGTGATTTTCTACGCGCAGCCGCCCAGGCTGCCGGTTCCGCGACCGCGCTGTCGATGCTGCCGCTCGGCATCCGCAATGCACTCGCGATTCCCGCCAACAATAAGACCGGTAGCATCCGCGACGTCGAGCACATCATCGTGCTGATGCAGGAGAACCGTTCGTTCGATCATTACTTCGGCACGTTGAGGGGCGTGCGCGGCTTTGGCGATACACGTGCCATCAATCTGCCGACCGGCCAGCCCGTGTGGAACCAGCCGCTCACCGCCGACGGCGCAGCCGGCACCGTGTTGCCGTTCCATCCCACCGCACCGAACCTCGGCCTGCAGTTCCTGCAGGATCTGCCGCACGACTGGAGCAGCACGCACGCCGCGTGGAACGGTGGCCGCTACGACCAGTGGGTGCCGTCGAAGGGCACCACGACGATGGCTTACCTGACGCGCGACGACATGCCGTTCCACTACTCGCTCGCCGACGCGTTCACGATCTGCGACTCGTATCATTGCTCGCTGCTCGGACCGACCGATCCGAACCGCTACTACATGTGGACCGGCTGGGTCGGCAACGACGGCAGCGGCGGCGGCCCGGTGATCGACAACTCGGAACTCGGCTACGGCTGGACGACGTTTCCGGAAGTCCTGCAAAACGCCGGCATCACGTGGAAGATTTACCAGGACCAGGGGACCGGGCTCAACGCGCAGGGTTCGTGGGGCTGGACCAACGATCCCTACATCGGCAACTACGGCGACAACTCGCTGCTGTACTTCAACCAGTACCGCAATGCGCAGCCGGGCAACCCGCTGTACGACAGGGCGCGCACCGGCACGAACGTTTCCGCGGGCGGCACCTTCTTCGACATCCTGCGCCAGGACGTGCAGAACAACACGTTGCCGCAGGTCTCGTGGATCGTCGCACCGGAAGCGTATAGCGAACACCCGAACTGGCCGGTCAACTACGGCGCGTGGTACATCGACCAGGTGCTGCAGGTGCTGACGTCGAACCCGGACCTGTGGAGCAAGACGGTCCTGCTGATCAACTACGACGAGAACGACGGTTTCTTCGATCACGTGCCGCCGCCGTTCGCACCGAACGGCACCAACGGCCTGTCGACCGTCGATACCTCGAACGAAAACTTCGCCGGCAACAGCAGCTACGCAGCCGGCCCGTACGGGATGGGACCGCGCGTGCCGTTGATCGCCGTGTCGCCGTGGTCGAAAGGCGGTTGGGTGTGCTCGGAACTGTTCGACCATACATCGGTGATCCGCTTTATCGAAGCGCGCTTCGGCAAGCAGTACAACATCCCCGAGTCGAACATCACGCCGTGGCGCCGTGCAGTGAGCGGCGACCTCACGTCCGCGTTCAACTTCATCAACCCGAACGACGCGTTCCCCTCGCTGCCGAGCACGGCCGGCTACGTGCCGCCCGATCAGTTGCGCCATCCCGACTATGTACCGGTGCCGCCTGCCCAGCAGTCCGTACCGACACAGGAAGCCGGTGTGCGTCCGCTGCGCGCGCTGCCTTACGAAACCTTTGTGCGTGTCGCTCACGACTCCGGCAGCAGCCGTCTCACGATGCGCTTCGTCAACACGGGCCGTGCCGCCGTATCGTTGCTCGTGTATTCGGCGGGCAGCATCTATGGGCCGCGCACGTACACGGTCGAAGCCGGCAAGCGTCTCGTCGACTACCTGTTGCCGTTCAAGCATGAAGGTGCGTTCGACTACACGGTGTATGGACCGAACAGCTTCCTGCGCCGCTTTGCAGGGACGCTGGCGGGACTCGACGGTAGCAACGGCGCAACGGCTATTCCGGAAGTCGCGGAAGGCTACGACGTCGCGAACGGCAACCTCGATCTGCGGTTGCGCAATACCGGTACCACCGCCTGCACGTTTACGATCGCGGATGCGTACAACCCGGGTCACGTCATCACGAAACGCGTGCGCGGCGGCGACACCCAGACGCTGTATTTCGACCTACGCAAGGTATACGGCTGGTACGACCTGACCATCACCGTCGATACGGATCAAAGCTTCGTCCGTCGTCTGGGTGGACACGTCGAAACGGGCCGTGCCAGCAAGAGCGATCCGGCGCTGGGAGGCTAA
- a CDS encoding thioredoxin family protein: MNIRLHHLAASIMLIASSAGFAATAPSAAPTATVHLPPGIAWQQGDVDAAFALAKTSGKPLLLYWGAVWCPPCNQVKATIFSQQAFKDRSSFFVPVYLDGDSANAQKVGERYKVRGYPTMILFKPDGTEITRLPGEADPDRYMQALSAGLNAAHPVKQTFAIALKDGAKLTRDDWRMLANYSWDTDGDLPVPEDRISATLQTLARHAKADHAPAESQRLELTAVNIAASGDPKQSSTLDKAAALATLHQVLQDPKLSRDDFDALIESPADDTTYLVGKGTPGQRDLAKQWDAVLTRLAADSSLSTTDRLSALDGRVNLARLDTPKPAPLAKPLLDAVREQVAAADKATTSAWERQSVISEGAETLTDAGLIDESDTLLKSSMGRSPAPYYFMSELAANAKARGDKAAALDWYQRAYDASSGPATRLRWGANYFAGAVTLAPDDTARIQHVASDLLVQAGQTPGAFYGTNRRALNKVVTQLAQWNKGGAHDSTVKVIVKQFEGVCSKLPAGDAALATCESLIRPVKV, from the coding sequence ATGAACATTCGACTTCATCATCTGGCGGCATCGATCATGCTGATTGCATCGAGCGCGGGCTTTGCTGCTACCGCACCGTCTGCCGCCCCGACCGCGACCGTACATTTACCGCCTGGCATCGCGTGGCAGCAGGGCGATGTCGACGCAGCATTCGCATTGGCTAAGACCTCCGGCAAACCGTTACTGCTTTATTGGGGCGCTGTCTGGTGTCCGCCTTGCAACCAGGTCAAGGCAACCATTTTCAGTCAGCAGGCATTCAAGGATCGTTCGTCGTTTTTCGTTCCGGTCTATCTCGACGGCGACAGTGCGAATGCGCAGAAGGTAGGCGAGCGATATAAAGTGCGCGGCTATCCAACGATGATCCTGTTCAAACCCGATGGAACCGAAATCACCCGGTTGCCTGGCGAGGCCGATCCCGATCGCTACATGCAGGCGCTATCGGCGGGCTTGAATGCAGCGCACCCGGTCAAGCAGACCTTTGCGATCGCACTGAAAGACGGCGCGAAACTGACTCGCGACGACTGGCGCATGCTGGCCAACTACTCATGGGACACCGATGGCGATTTGCCGGTGCCGGAGGATCGCATCAGTGCGACGTTGCAAACGCTGGCTCGACACGCAAAGGCCGATCACGCACCGGCCGAGTCGCAGCGGCTTGAGTTGACCGCGGTGAACATCGCCGCATCCGGCGATCCGAAACAAAGCAGCACGCTAGACAAGGCCGCTGCGCTGGCAACGTTGCATCAGGTGTTGCAAGACCCCAAGCTTAGCCGCGACGACTTCGATGCTCTGATCGAGAGCCCCGCGGACGACACGACCTATCTCGTCGGCAAGGGCACGCCGGGACAACGCGATCTCGCGAAGCAATGGGACGCGGTGCTCACGCGTCTGGCCGCCGATAGTTCGTTGTCGACGACCGACCGCCTGTCGGCGCTCGATGGCCGGGTGAACCTCGCGCGACTCGACACGCCGAAACCGGCACCGCTCGCTAAACCGCTACTCGATGCAGTGCGCGAGCAGGTAGCCGCGGCGGACAAGGCAACGACCAGTGCGTGGGAACGGCAGTCGGTGATCAGCGAAGGAGCCGAGACGCTGACTGATGCCGGGTTGATCGATGAATCGGATACGTTGCTGAAGTCGTCGATGGGACGTTCGCCCGCTCCGTACTATTTCATGTCGGAACTCGCAGCGAATGCGAAGGCACGTGGCGACAAGGCTGCTGCACTCGACTGGTACCAACGTGCGTACGATGCATCGAGCGGACCGGCGACCCGTCTGCGCTGGGGCGCGAACTACTTCGCTGGAGCCGTCACACTTGCACCTGACGACACTGCACGCATCCAGCACGTTGCATCGGATCTGCTCGTGCAGGCCGGTCAGACGCCTGGCGCGTTCTATGGCACCAACCGACGCGCACTGAACAAGGTCGTCACGCAACTCGCGCAGTGGAACAAGGGCGGGGCACACGATTCGACGGTGAAGGTGATCGTCAAACAGTTCGAAGGCGTGTGCAGCAAGCTGCCTGCCGGCGATGCGGCGCTAGCGACGTGTGAAAGTCTGATCCGGCCGGTTAAGGTTTGA
- a CDS encoding DUF4863 family protein, protein MSPDDFQRLIAGVTSQLADRPLDGELAGWLNATWPADSTVFRDLAAACRTGVAEGWLCNREGGGIRYGRIFKALPETHGFSVDVVDMKDLAGPHHVHPNGEIDLIMPLDAGATFDGHPAGWCVYGPGSAHRPTVAGGEALILYLLPQGAIEFTPA, encoded by the coding sequence ATGTCCCCTGACGATTTTCAGCGCCTCATCGCAGGCGTTACTTCGCAACTGGCCGACCGTCCGCTCGACGGTGAGCTGGCCGGCTGGCTCAATGCAACGTGGCCGGCGGATAGCACTGTCTTTCGCGATCTGGCCGCAGCATGCCGCACCGGTGTCGCCGAGGGCTGGCTGTGCAATCGCGAGGGCGGCGGCATCCGCTACGGACGCATCTTCAAGGCGCTGCCGGAAACCCACGGCTTCTCGGTCGATGTCGTCGACATGAAAGATCTTGCCGGTCCGCACCACGTCCATCCGAACGGCGAAATCGATCTGATCATGCCGCTCGACGCAGGCGCAACGTTCGATGGTCACCCGGCGGGCTGGTGTGTCTACGGGCCGGGTAGCGCGCATCGTCCGACGGTCGCGGGCGGCGAAGCACTGATCCTGTATCTGCTGCCACAAGGCGCGATCGAATTCACACCGGCCTGA
- a CDS encoding alpha/beta fold hydrolase — protein sequence MPLPSNATTAATASEFATLPATETRDALRIEYRWLEASTPDAPLAVFLHEGAGSVATWRDWPHTLCARLGMRGLVYSRPGYGHSTPRPHAERWPVDFMHHQAHDVLPALLDALGVDTKTRARMWVIGHSDGGSIALLYAAAFPAALAGAIAIAPHVFVEDVTIDGIREAKHLYETTDLRERLSRYHADVDSAFYGWNDIWLDPAFRAWNIVGRLSAIRCPLLAVQGHDDHYGTMAQIETIAAQVPQAQLAKLNDCGHSPHRDVPGALNDAIAAFVDTTRDS from the coding sequence ATGCCGCTTCCGTCGAACGCAACGACCGCCGCCACAGCCAGCGAATTCGCTACGTTACCCGCCACAGAGACGCGCGATGCGTTGCGCATCGAATACCGCTGGCTCGAAGCGAGCACACCTGATGCGCCGCTCGCGGTGTTCCTGCACGAAGGCGCCGGCTCGGTTGCAACGTGGCGCGACTGGCCACACACGCTCTGCGCCCGGCTCGGCATGCGCGGACTCGTTTACTCGCGGCCCGGTTATGGACACTCCACACCGCGCCCGCACGCCGAACGTTGGCCCGTCGATTTCATGCACCACCAGGCGCATGACGTACTGCCCGCCCTGCTCGACGCGCTTGGTGTCGACACAAAAACGCGTGCGCGGATGTGGGTGATCGGCCATAGCGACGGCGGTTCGATCGCGCTGCTGTACGCGGCAGCATTCCCCGCCGCGCTGGCCGGCGCAATCGCAATCGCGCCGCATGTGTTCGTCGAGGACGTCACGATCGACGGCATCCGCGAAGCGAAACACCTCTACGAAACCACCGACCTGCGCGAACGGCTCTCGCGCTATCATGCCGACGTCGATTCCGCGTTCTACGGCTGGAACGACATCTGGCTCGACCCGGCGTTTCGCGCCTGGAACATCGTCGGGCGGCTGTCGGCCATTCGCTGTCCATTGCTCGCGGTGCAAGGCCATGACGATCACTACGGCACCATGGCGCAGATCGAAACGATCGCCGCACAGGTGCCGCAAGCACAACTGGCAAAGCTGAACGACTGCGGACATTCGCCGCATCGCGATGTACCCGGTGCACTGAACGACGCGATCGCAGCGTTCGTTGACACGACGCGCGATAGCTAA
- a CDS encoding helix-turn-helix transcriptional regulator has product MKQTYSADPVADVPDADAPKGERDPFLTAMGERVRLLRARRGMTRKALAQETGLSERHLANLESGVGNASVLVLRQIATTLNCPLAEVIGDETTSSAEWLLIRELLQGRDQAALQRARLALAEMFAQAPRDPHRKDRIALIGLRGTGKSTLGRMLAQELKVPFVELNRVIEQLAGCPPSEIHSLYGASAYRRYEHRALEAVIHEHERAVIASPGGLVSEAGTFNALLAHCFTVWLQATPEEHMRRVVAQGDLRPMSGNNEAMDDLKRILAGRGELYGRADMTFDTSEKTLADAYLQLRDRLAARLAAETAEDRGIE; this is encoded by the coding sequence ATGAAGCAAACTTACTCTGCTGACCCCGTCGCCGATGTTCCCGATGCCGATGCGCCAAAAGGCGAGCGCGATCCGTTTCTCACGGCGATGGGCGAGCGCGTGCGACTGCTGCGGGCGCGCCGCGGCATGACCCGCAAGGCGCTCGCCCAGGAGACCGGTCTTTCCGAGCGGCATCTGGCGAATCTGGAGTCCGGGGTCGGAAACGCCTCGGTGCTGGTGCTGCGGCAGATCGCGACGACGCTCAACTGTCCGCTCGCGGAGGTGATCGGCGACGAGACGACGTCGTCGGCCGAGTGGCTGCTGATCCGCGAACTGTTGCAGGGCCGGGACCAGGCCGCGCTGCAGCGCGCGCGCCTCGCGCTCGCGGAGATGTTCGCGCAGGCGCCGCGCGATCCGCATCGCAAGGACCGGATTGCGCTGATCGGGCTGCGCGGCACAGGCAAATCGACGCTCGGCCGGATGCTCGCGCAGGAACTGAAGGTGCCATTCGTCGAGCTGAACCGGGTCATCGAGCAACTGGCCGGCTGTCCGCCGTCGGAGATTCATTCGCTGTACGGCGCGAGTGCGTACCGGCGGTACGAGCATCGAGCTCTGGAGGCCGTGATCCATGAGCACGAGCGCGCGGTGATCGCGTCGCCGGGCGGGCTCGTGTCGGAGGCGGGGACGTTCAACGCACTGCTCGCGCACTGCTTTACGGTCTGGCTGCAGGCCACACCCGAAGAACACATGCGGCGCGTGGTCGCGCAGGGCGACCTGCGGCCGATGTCGGGCAACAACGAAGCGATGGACGACCTGAAGCGGATTCTGGCCGGTCGCGGCGAGCTGTACGGGCGCGCGGACATGACGTTCGATACCAGCGAAAAGACGCTCGCCGACGCCTATCTGCAACTGCGCGACCGGCTGGCGGCGCGGCTCGCAGCCGAGACGGCGGAGGATCGAGGCATCGAATGA
- a CDS encoding benzoate-CoA ligase family protein: protein MQALLDTPASPPAQEIAAAPPARFNFAAHLFDLNRTRAAKTAYIDDTSATSYAELEDRARRFATALRSLGIHAEERILLVMYDTAELPVAFLGALYAGVVPVIANTLLTCADYVYMLTHSHARAVIASGALLPVIAQALSDAEHDGCMLIASQPGAGDLPCAYVLSHLIEHAPPAVRATSSGADDIAFWLYSSGSTGKPKGTVHTHANLYWTAQLYAKPILGIGEHDVVFSAAKLFFAYGLGNGLTFPLTVGATAILMAGRPTADAVFERLVRHRPTIFYGVPTLYANMLVCPNLPARADVALRICTSAGEALPREVGERFAAHFGCDILDGIGSTEMLHIFLSNRAGDVQYGTTGRPVPGYDVELRDEAGQPVADGDVGDLYIKGPSAALMYWSNREKSRATFLGEWIRSGDKYRRLESGCYVYAGRSDDMLKVSGQYVSPVEVEMVLVQHDAVLEAAVVGVDHCGLVKTCAFVVLKQSAVDSGTLADELKAFVKERLAPYKYPRDIIFVDDLPKTATGKIQRFKLRELL, encoded by the coding sequence ATGCAAGCCCTGCTGGACACACCGGCGAGCCCGCCTGCACAGGAAATCGCAGCAGCGCCACCCGCGCGCTTCAACTTCGCGGCGCATCTGTTCGATCTCAATCGAACGCGCGCCGCGAAGACCGCCTATATCGACGATACGAGCGCGACGAGCTACGCCGAACTCGAAGACCGCGCGCGCCGCTTCGCGACCGCGCTGCGCTCGCTGGGCATTCACGCGGAGGAACGCATCCTGCTCGTGATGTACGACACCGCCGAGTTGCCAGTCGCGTTTCTCGGCGCGTTGTATGCAGGCGTCGTACCGGTGATCGCGAATACGCTGCTCACCTGCGCCGACTACGTCTATATGCTCACGCACAGCCACGCGCGCGCGGTGATCGCATCGGGCGCGTTGTTGCCGGTCATCGCGCAAGCGTTGAGCGACGCCGAACATGACGGCTGCATGCTGATCGCCTCGCAACCTGGCGCAGGCGACCTGCCCTGCGCGTATGTATTGAGTCATCTGATCGAGCATGCACCGCCCGCCGTGCGCGCCACCTCGAGCGGCGCCGACGATATCGCATTCTGGCTCTACTCGTCGGGTTCCACCGGCAAGCCGAAGGGCACCGTTCATACGCACGCCAACCTGTACTGGACCGCGCAGCTGTACGCGAAACCGATACTCGGCATCGGCGAACACGACGTCGTGTTCTCGGCGGCCAAGCTGTTCTTTGCATACGGGCTTGGCAATGGGCTCACGTTTCCACTCACAGTCGGTGCGACCGCGATCCTGATGGCTGGACGCCCCACCGCCGACGCCGTGTTCGAGCGGCTCGTGCGTCATCGCCCGACGATCTTCTACGGCGTGCCGACGCTCTACGCGAATATGCTTGTGTGTCCGAACCTGCCCGCACGCGCCGACGTGGCGCTGCGCATCTGTACGTCCGCCGGCGAAGCGCTGCCGCGCGAAGTCGGCGAGCGCTTCGCGGCGCACTTCGGTTGCGACATACTCGACGGAATCGGTTCGACAGAAATGCTGCACATCTTCCTGTCGAACCGCGCCGGCGATGTGCAGTACGGCACGACCGGGCGGCCCGTGCCCGGCTACGACGTCGAGCTGCGCGACGAAGCGGGCCAGCCGGTGGCCGATGGCGACGTTGGCGACCTGTACATCAAGGGGCCGAGTGCCGCGCTGATGTACTGGAGCAATCGCGAGAAATCGCGCGCAACGTTTCTCGGCGAATGGATCAGGAGCGGCGACAAGTATCGGCGGCTTGAAAGCGGCTGCTACGTCTACGCAGGACGCAGCGACGACATGCTGAAGGTGAGCGGCCAGTACGTCTCGCCGGTGGAAGTGGAGATGGTGCTGGTCCAGCACGATGCGGTGCTCGAAGCGGCGGTCGTCGGCGTCGATCACTGCGGCCTCGTCAAGACATGCGCATTCGTCGTGCTGAAGCAGAGCGCCGTCGATTCGGGCACACTCGCCGACGAACTAAAAGCATTCGTGAAAGAGCGGCTCGCTCCGTACAAATATCCACGCGATATCATCTTCGTCGACGACCTGCCGAAAACCGCGACCGGCAAGATTCAACGCTTCAAGCTGCGGGAACTGCTCTGA